The genomic segment GGCAGCGGGAAGTCCAAGGCGCTCGAGGTGCTGCTGCCGTTCCTGTTCGACGCGAACCTGCGGGCGAACCGGCTGTCCACCTTCGGCACCGGTGAACGGACCATGCACTGGAACCTGATGGGCGAAGGCGCGACCGGGACCACCAGGGTGGGTTACGTCTGGCTCGAGTTCCGGGCGGGCGAACGCTGGTTCACCTGCGGCGCCCGGCTCCAGGCGAGCAGCCACACCACCACCGTGCACCCCGAGTACTTCACCACCGGCCTGCGGATCGGCCACGACCTCGAGCTGGTGAACGAGGCCGGGCAGCCGCTGACCAAGAACGCGCTGGCCGAGCACCTGGACGGCAGCGGCACCGTGCACGGCAGCGCGACCGACTACCGGACCGAGGTCCGCACCACGCTGTTCCCGTCGCTGAGCGAGCAGCGGTACGAGGCGCTGATCCTGGCACTGCTGCAGTTGCGCACGCCGAAGCTGTCACAGCGCCTCGACCCCGGCCTGCTGTCGAACCTGCTTTCCCGGGCGCTGCCCCCGCTCGACCAGCAGGAAATCGCGGACCTCGCCGAGGGATTCGAGCGGCTCGATGCCCAGCGCGAGAAGCTGACCACGCTGGAAGAAGAGGTCGCGGCAACCCGCACCCTCGCCGCACGGCAGAAGACGTACGCGCAGCGGGTGCTTCGCGCGGGAGCGGCCGTCCTGACCACGGCGACCAACGACCTGGAGAACTCCGCCAAGGCGGCGAAGGCGTCCGCCGAGGAACACGCCGAGGTCGAAGCCCGGAAACGGGCCGCCGAAGAACGCGTGCTAGCGCTCGAAAAGGAGATCGGCACTGCCGAGTCGCGCAAAGCCGGGCTGACGGAGAGCGACGCGTACAAGCAGGGCCAGGAGCTGGACAGGTTGCGTGAGCGCACCCGCGAAGCGAGGGTCGAAGCGACCAGGATTCGCGAGGACGCCCACCGCAAACGCACCGAAGCCGACGGTGACCGCGCCACGGAACAAGCCGCTGAGCAGGCCGAACACCGGCAGGCGGAGACCGAGAAGGTGCAACGGACGGACATCCGGCACGCGGCCGCGCGGGCCGCGATGAGCAGTGTGCACGCGGAGCTGGTCCGGGAGCCCGGCCGACCATTGCTGCGGGCGTCCGTACGCGCCAAGCGTGAGCAGCTCAGCGCGGTCGGCAAGGCGCTCGACTTCCACGAGCACGCGGTGGCGTTGCGGCACCAGGCGGAAAGCGACCTCGACCAGGCCAGGACGACGTTCTCCACGGCCCAGCAGAAGCTCGACACGGCGGCGGTGGAGCGCGAGACCGTGCTCTTCGAATTCGGCGCCCGCCTGGTGGAGTGGGCATCCGGGTGCCACGAGCTGCGGTTCGAGGACCCGTCCGCGCTGGCCGAGCAGGCGGAGTCGGAATCGGCCGTACTGGCGCTGGTCGAGACGGCGTCGCTGAGCGCCCAGCAGGAGATCACCACGCTGGAAACGAGCCGGAGCGCGGCGCTGGAGGTCGCACGGACCAAGCGGGACGAAGTCGCCGCCGAAGCGGCCCGGCTCAGCACGGAACGCGACATCCCGCCGGCCGCCCCGGCCACCAGAACAGCGGATCGGAGCCGGATGCCGGGGGCGCCGCTGTGGCGGTTGGTCGATTTCGCCGCCACCACAGCGGAAAGCGAGCGCGCGGGCATCGAAGCGGCGCTCGAAGCGTCCGGCCTGCTCGACGCGTGGCTCGGTCCACGCGGCGAGATCGAGGGGCACGACATCTTCGCCGATCCGGACGCCTTGGTGCCGGTCACCGGTGGCTCACTCGCCGACGTGCTCATCCCCGAAGGCAGCGAGGATTCGCGGGCGGTGCGGCGATTGCTGACGTCGGTAGCGTACGGCGAGGAGCTGCCCGATTCCCCGGCGGCGATCGGCGCGGACGGGAGCTGGCGGCTCGGGAACCTCACCGGCAGTTGGCAGAAGGCGCAGCCGTCCTTCATCGGCTCGACCGCTCGCCGTCGTGCACGAGAGCTCCGCATCCAGGACCTGGAAGACCAGCTTTCTGACTATGAGGCGGAAATCGCCTCCCTCGAACGAGGGCTGGCTTCGCTGCGCACCCGTCGTCAAGTGCTCGAAACGGAACGCGCCGCCCGGCCCGGCCACGGCCCGCTGATCGAAGCCACGCAGGTGCTGACCCGCGCCGAGGCCGATCTCGGGTCGGCCAACCGGATCGTCCAAGAGCGCGTCGACACGGTGACGGCCAGGGAAGGCGAGGTGACCCGGGCGTTGCGGCAGCTGACCAGCCTCGCCGCCGAACACGGCCTGCCCGCCGAGCGCACCGGTCTGTCCACATTGGAATCCGCGGTCACGGTCTTCCACGAACAGGCGGAAACCTGGCTGGAAGCACACGAGAAGCTGCTGGAAGCGCGGCGAGTGCTGGCCACCTCACGGAACCAGGCCCAGCGGTCGGCGGCCAATGCGAGCGCGCGCGAAGAGGAAGCGGCGGAGGCCGAGAGCCGCCACGAGAAACTCGCCGCGACCCTCGAAGCAGTCGACAGCACGTTCGGCGTCGACTACCGCGAAGTACTGGCCGAAATCGCCGCGCTACGGGAAAAACTGCGCAGCCTCGCCGAGGAGCTGCGGGCGACCTCGCGTGAGGTCAACGAACTGGCCACCAAAGTCGGTGAGCTCGGGGCTCGGCGCGAGATCGACGAGCAGGCCCGCGAAGCCGCCTCGACCAGGCGTGACGCGGCCGCGCACCGGTTCCGCCAGCTGGCCACCGGGGTCTTCCCGGCCGACAGCGGGCTCGACGACCTGGCGAAGTTCGAAGAGACCCTGCGCGGCTCCGAAGGGGTGCGCGCCGCGCTGGACGCGGCCCGGCTGGTCACCACGGCCTGGCCGAGCATGCCGCACGCCCCCAAGAACATCGGCGACGCGCTGCACCGCCTGTCCGAATCGGTGCACACCTGCCGCAGCGCACTGAGCGCACGGGCGGACCTGGACCTCGAAACCGACGAGGACGTGCAGATCTTCACCGCGGTGGTCGACGGGGTCCGGGTCGGCGCCACCGAGTTGCTGAAGATTCTGGACACCGAAGCCGACGACAGCCGCCACGAGATCACCGACCGGGAACGCGAGCTGTTCGACCAGACGCTGACCGGCGACACCCGCCGCCACCTCGCGGCCCGGATCCGGCAGGCCAACGAACTGGTCGACGGCATGAACGCCCGGCTGGAACGCGTGCGCACCGCGTCCAAGGTGGCCGTGCGCCTGGTCTGGCA from the Amycolatopsis magusensis genome contains:
- a CDS encoding TIGR02680 family protein — translated: MTVTALPHRAADEPQAPPSRWVPTRAGILNVWRYYDEVFEFHKGRLLLRGPNGSGKSKALEVLLPFLFDANLRANRLSTFGTGERTMHWNLMGEGATGTTRVGYVWLEFRAGERWFTCGARLQASSHTTTVHPEYFTTGLRIGHDLELVNEAGQPLTKNALAEHLDGSGTVHGSATDYRTEVRTTLFPSLSEQRYEALILALLQLRTPKLSQRLDPGLLSNLLSRALPPLDQQEIADLAEGFERLDAQREKLTTLEEEVAATRTLAARQKTYAQRVLRAGAAVLTTATNDLENSAKAAKASAEEHAEVEARKRAAEERVLALEKEIGTAESRKAGLTESDAYKQGQELDRLRERTREARVEATRIREDAHRKRTEADGDRATEQAAEQAEHRQAETEKVQRTDIRHAAARAAMSSVHAELVREPGRPLLRASVRAKREQLSAVGKALDFHEHAVALRHQAESDLDQARTTFSTAQQKLDTAAVERETVLFEFGARLVEWASGCHELRFEDPSALAEQAESESAVLALVETASLSAQQEITTLETSRSAALEVARTKRDEVAAEAARLSTERDIPPAAPATRTADRSRMPGAPLWRLVDFAATTAESERAGIEAALEASGLLDAWLGPRGEIEGHDIFADPDALVPVTGGSLADVLIPEGSEDSRAVRRLLTSVAYGEELPDSPAAIGADGSWRLGNLTGSWQKAQPSFIGSTARRRARELRIQDLEDQLSDYEAEIASLERGLASLRTRRQVLETERAARPGHGPLIEATQVLTRAEADLGSANRIVQERVDTVTAREGEVTRALRQLTSLAAEHGLPAERTGLSTLESAVTVFHEQAETWLEAHEKLLEARRVLATSRNQAQRSAANASAREEEAAEAESRHEKLAATLEAVDSTFGVDYREVLAEIAALREKLRSLAEELRATSREVNELATKVGELGARREIDEQAREAASTRRDAAAHRFRQLATGVFPADSGLDDLAKFEETLRGSEGVRAALDAARLVTTAWPSMPHAPKNIGDALHRLSESVHTCRSALSARADLDLETDEDVQIFTAVVDGVRVGATELLKILDTEADDSRHEITDRERELFDQTLTGDTRRHLAARIRQANELVDGMNARLERVRTASKVAVRLVWQVAPDLPPGTKTARELLLKDPVRLSEADRQSLHRFFRERIEQARSDDTAATWEEQLAQVFDYTAWHRFVVKVDRANGNGWELLTRKLHGALSGGEKAIALHLPLFAAVAAHYQAVPEAPRVILLDEVFVGVDTTNRGQVFALLSALDLDLMLTSDHEWCTYAELSGVGIHQLITGADGDDAVTTARFTWDGAALIPDEGS